Proteins encoded by one window of Myripristis murdjan chromosome 1, fMyrMur1.1, whole genome shotgun sequence:
- the chic2 gene encoding cysteine-rich hydrophobic domain-containing protein 2, whose product MMEDFDEIYEEEEEEEDEDRAAEEQLLKYAPDPVVVRGSGHVTVFGLSNKFESEFPSALTGKVAPEEFKASINRVNGCLRKTLPVNVRWLLCGCLCCCCTLGFSLWPVICLSKRTRRSIEKLLEWENSRLYHKLCLHWRLSKRKCETNNMMEYVILIEFLPKIPIFRPD is encoded by the exons ATGATGGAGGACTTTGATGAGATctacgaagaggaggaggaagaggaggacgaggacagGGCCGCGGAGGAGCAGCTCCTAAAGTACGCTCCGGACCCGGTGGTGGTGCGAGGATCCGGCCACGTCACTGT GTTTGGCCTCAGTAACAAATTCGAGTCGGAATTTCCTTCGGCGCTTACAGGAAAG GTGGCGCCAGAGGAGTTCAAGGCTAGCATCAACCGTGTAAATGGCTGCCTGAGAAAGACGCTACCGGTGAATGTGCGCTGGTTGCTGTgtggctgcctctgctgctgctgcacactggGCTTCAGTCTGTGGCCTGTCATCTGCCTCAGCAAGAGG ACAAGAAGATCTATAGAGAAGCTACTGGAGTGGGAGAACAGCAGACTCTACCACAAG TTGTGTTTGCATTGGAGACTAAGCAAAAGGAAGTGTGAAACCAACAACATGATGGAATAT GTAATCCTAATAGAGTTCCTACCCAAGATCCCCATCTTCAGACCGGACTAG
- the rhbdd2 gene encoding rhomboid domain-containing protein 2 yields the protein MISQTFFKDMAPDLTSGILAVVLLSSTLFVVETYFSLSEVVFSVSASVFESGHVHRLFTYPFHHRSFIQLLLSITAFMLLCSSFEKGVGTIRFLFLFLLLSTTTGVWYAFLDLLQEDISPSHVEGLVPISLAFVAVTTVHTRMAKGFFFGVSVPTMALPWLFLIITTMLVPNSVLLCNVIAILVGWMYGKGWFSCLDVSEARASVVEKMMPFRLLRSISGALYIPASTEERRKTLLPEISPTPGSYPVQAYAPLDSVSITETASTTYEGWPNSTHAPSDPIPPPQTHGHGSAHSFWPGHGHGPEHGSEHSCNHGHGHGHSHGHGHSHGHGHSHSHGHSHSHA from the coding sequence ATGATTtcacaaacttttttcaaaGACATGGCTCCTGACCTTACAAGTGGGATTTTGGCAGTAGTCCTGTTATCAAGTACTTTGTTTGTCGTGGAAACATATTTCAGTTTATCAGAGGTCGTCTTCAGTGTGAGTGccagtgtttttgaaagtgGACATGTGCACAGGCTCTTCACATACCCCTTCCACCACAGGAGTTTCATCCAGCTACTTCTGAGCATCACAGCTTTCATGCTCCTCTGCAGCAGTTTTGAGAAAGGTGTTGGCACCATCCGCTTCCTGTTCTTGTTCCTGCTGCTGTCGACCACCACAGGCGTGTGGTATGCCTTTCTGGATCTCCTGCAGGAGGACATCTCACCAAGCCACGTCGAGGGCTTGGTCCCCATATCCCTCGCTTTTGTGGCTGTGACCACTGTGCACACAAGAATGGCCAAAGGCTTCTTCTTTGGAGTCAGTGTCCCCACCATGGCTCTCCCGTGGCTGTTTCTCATAATCACAACCATGCTTGTCCCCAACAGTGTGCTCCTGTGTAATGTCATTGCCATACTGGTAGGATGGATGTATGGGAAGGGATGGTTCTCCTGCCTGGACGTGTCAGAGGCCAGGGCTTCTGTTGTGGAGAAGATGATGCCTTTCAGGTTGTTGAGGAGCATCAGCGGTGCTCTGTACATCCCTGCCTCCACAGAAGAACGGAGGAAGACGCTTCTTCCAGAGATCAGTCCAACTCCTGGGTCCTACCCAGTCCAAGCCTATGCTCCATTGGACAGTGTCAGTATTACTGAGACTGCATCCACGACATATGAAGGCTGGCCCAACTCCACTCATGCCCCGTCCGATCCCATCCCACCTCCACAGACTCATGGACATGGCTCAGCACACAGCTTTTGGCCAGGTCATGGACACGGTCCAGAACATGGCTCTGAGCATAGCTGCAACCACGGCCACGGGCACGGCCACAGCCATGGCCACGGTCACAGCCACGGCCACggtcacagccacagccacgGACACAGTCATAGTCATGCTTAG